The Sulfuricurvum sp. genome contains a region encoding:
- the fabD gene encoding ACP S-malonyltransferase produces MSKKIAMIFPGQGSQTIGMGKSFYENSEKARSMFERAGERIGVDFSKLLFEENEQINETAYTQPAILLISIIAYTLFQEARPTNATLFLGHSLGELSALCASGAIDYVDAVELVHKRGLLMQQACEGISAGMMVILGLDDAKVEEICLSANTEGKRVWPANYNQTGQLVVAGIKEDLQAMESLFKEAGAKRAMLLNMSIASHCPLLASAMEPLGEAMENMVGESFSAPIVSNASMEKYATKKEAIEWLKVQLIQPVKYKQSIESIASEVEMMIEFGNGSVLKGLNKKIVPDIETMNVSDMETLAKVCEALS; encoded by the coding sequence ATGTCAAAAAAAATAGCAATGATTTTTCCGGGGCAAGGATCACAAACCATCGGAATGGGAAAATCATTTTACGAAAACAGTGAGAAAGCACGTTCCATGTTTGAACGTGCAGGAGAACGTATCGGTGTTGATTTTTCAAAGTTATTATTTGAAGAGAATGAACAAATTAATGAAACAGCCTATACTCAACCCGCTATTTTGCTTATTTCTATTATTGCGTATACATTGTTTCAAGAAGCTCGTCCAACTAACGCAACTTTGTTTCTAGGGCATTCTTTAGGTGAGTTGAGTGCTTTGTGTGCAAGCGGTGCTATTGATTATGTGGATGCGGTAGAGCTTGTCCATAAACGCGGCTTGTTAATGCAGCAAGCGTGTGAGGGGATCAGTGCGGGGATGATGGTTATTTTGGGGTTGGATGATGCAAAAGTTGAAGAGATTTGTCTATCTGCTAACACTGAGGGAAAACGAGTTTGGCCGGCGAATTATAATCAAACAGGACAACTTGTCGTAGCGGGGATTAAAGAAGATTTGCAAGCTATGGAGAGTCTCTTTAAAGAAGCAGGTGCAAAACGTGCGATGCTTCTCAATATGTCGATAGCGAGTCATTGTCCTCTCTTAGCCAGTGCAATGGAACCATTGGGTGAAGCGATGGAGAATATGGTGGGAGAGAGTTTTAGTGCCCCTATTGTCTCTAATGCTTCAATGGAGAAATACGCTACCAAAAAAGAAGCGATAGAGTGGCTTAAAGTACAATTGATTCAGCCTGTTAAATACAAACAATCGATTGAATCTATTGCTTCAGAAGTAGAGATGATGATTGAGTTTGGTAACGGTTCGGTTCTCAAAGGATTAAACAAAAAAATTGTTCCTGATATTGAGACCATGAATGTGTCGGATATGGAAACATTGGCAAAGGTTTGTGAAGCACTCTCATGA
- a CDS encoding nitrilase-related carbon-nitrogen hydrolase: MNVALIQSSPKLSRSNLSDVIALIEANAHADVVVFPELALSGYMLQDKLFEDAWNSDELEPLAQLSNRCDIAIGAALWDGGSVYNSALYFSGGKLVHTHHKNHLPTYGMFEEGRYFAAGEEIVSFKTTYGNAVMVVCEDVWRGESFAKLSTLDVDVIYVMAASPARDFGDNGLIIEAQWDALLKSLALLTKAYVIFVNRVGFEDGLGFWGGSRVITPAGIVEHQLSLFKTEAKQVELNHSLQKLARYIGKNT, translated from the coding sequence ATGAATGTAGCCCTCATCCAATCATCGCCGAAACTAAGTCGTTCTAACCTCTCTGATGTGATTGCTTTGATTGAGGCTAATGCACATGCTGATGTGGTTGTTTTTCCTGAACTTGCGCTTAGTGGCTATATGCTTCAAGATAAACTTTTTGAAGATGCGTGGAATAGTGATGAATTGGAACCGTTGGCGCAGTTAAGCAATCGGTGTGATATCGCCATTGGGGCAGCTTTATGGGATGGGGGAAGTGTTTATAACAGTGCTCTCTATTTTAGCGGTGGCAAGTTAGTTCACACGCATCATAAAAATCATCTTCCAACCTATGGAATGTTTGAAGAGGGACGCTATTTTGCAGCCGGTGAAGAGATCGTAAGTTTTAAAACAACTTATGGAAATGCCGTTATGGTAGTGTGCGAAGATGTGTGGAGGGGGGAAAGTTTTGCTAAGCTTTCCACCCTCGATGTTGATGTAATCTACGTTATGGCAGCCTCTCCAGCACGTGATTTTGGTGATAATGGTCTTATAATTGAAGCTCAATGGGATGCGTTGTTAAAATCTCTTGCGTTACTTACTAAAGCGTATGTTATTTTTGTCAATCGTGTCGGTTTTGAAGATGGACTAGGTTTTTGGGGAGGAAGTCGTGTTATTACCCCTGCTGGGATTGTAGAACATCAGCTTTCCCTTTTTAAAACAGAAGCAAAGCAAGTTGAGTTAAACCATTCACTCCAAAAACTAGCCCGTTATATTGGAAAAAATACCTAA
- a CDS encoding 5'-methylthioadenosine/adenosylhomocysteine nucleosidase — protein sequence MKIAIMGAMREEIDPILATVGEYSTTEYAGNIFYECSYAGHECVIAYSKIGKVFSAITASVMIERFGATHLLFSGVAGGISKELKIGDLIMASELCQHDVDIVAFGHPYGFIPEGSVMIETDGNLRSLASEVAVDMGIELYEGIIATGDQFVASSERKEWIAKTFNADALEMEGASVACVCHNFGIPFFVLRAISDSADGSADIDFDTFLQSSAQVSATFILEMVKRLGD from the coding sequence ATGAAAATAGCAATTATGGGGGCAATGCGTGAAGAAATCGACCCGATTTTAGCCACTGTCGGAGAATACTCTACCACGGAATATGCCGGAAATATTTTTTACGAGTGTAGCTATGCGGGGCATGAGTGTGTTATCGCCTATTCAAAAATCGGTAAAGTCTTTTCAGCAATTACCGCATCGGTGATGATAGAGCGTTTCGGTGCAACCCATCTCCTTTTTAGCGGTGTTGCAGGAGGTATCTCTAAAGAGCTTAAAATCGGTGATTTGATTATGGCAAGTGAATTGTGCCAGCATGATGTCGATATCGTTGCATTCGGTCATCCGTATGGGTTTATCCCTGAGGGTTCTGTAATGATTGAAACCGATGGCAACCTTCGCTCTCTCGCTTCCGAAGTTGCGGTTGATATGGGGATAGAGCTTTATGAGGGGATTATCGCGACTGGGGATCAGTTTGTAGCTTCCAGTGAACGTAAAGAGTGGATAGCAAAAACGTTTAATGCTGATGCGTTAGAGATGGAAGGTGCGAGTGTGGCGTGCGTATGTCATAACTTCGGTATCCCATTTTTTGTTTTACGGGCGATTAGCGACAGTGCTGATGGCTCAGCCGATATCGATTTCGATACTTTCCTGCAAAGTTCTGCTCAAGTGAGTGCTACATTTATTTTAGAGATGGTAAAACGTCTTGGCGATTAA
- a CDS encoding ATP-binding protein encodes MRRMGQTNAAFNLIEEGDKILVGLSGGKDSLTMIHALREQQRRAPFKFELLAVTVTYGMGEDLSALIEHCAQHGIPHHVHETNTYEIAGDKIRANSSFCSFFSRMRRGALYSAALEHGCNKVALGHHLDDAAESFFMNLIYNGHMRSLAPKYKAGNGLIVIRPLIQLRERQLSACALDNEMPTIGDEACPSMRFDVKMPHARASMKTMLFEMEQKYPDIFVSINSAFGHISDDAFFDPTRFSL; translated from the coding sequence ATGCGGCGTATGGGCCAAACCAATGCAGCATTTAATCTCATCGAAGAGGGTGATAAAATCCTCGTCGGATTAAGTGGTGGTAAAGATTCACTCACCATGATTCATGCCCTCAGAGAGCAGCAACGTCGTGCCCCTTTTAAATTTGAACTACTTGCCGTAACGGTAACCTATGGAATGGGAGAAGATTTATCGGCACTCATAGAGCATTGTGCCCAACATGGGATTCCTCACCATGTGCATGAGACCAATACTTACGAGATAGCCGGTGATAAAATACGGGCTAACTCCTCGTTTTGCAGTTTCTTTTCCCGTATGCGTCGTGGAGCACTCTACAGTGCCGCGTTAGAGCATGGGTGCAATAAAGTAGCCTTGGGTCACCATCTCGATGATGCGGCAGAGAGCTTTTTTATGAATCTGATTTATAACGGTCATATGCGCTCACTTGCCCCCAAATACAAAGCGGGCAACGGGTTGATTGTGATTCGTCCGTTGATTCAGTTGCGTGAGCGTCAACTCAGTGCGTGTGCTCTCGATAATGAAATGCCGACTATCGGTGATGAAGCGTGCCCATCGATGCGTTTCGATGTCAAAATGCCCCATGCTCGTGCCAGTATGAAAACAATGCTCTTTGAGATGGAGCAAAAATATCCCGATATCTTTGTCTCTATTAACTCTGCATTCGGTCATATCAGTGACGATGCGTTTTTTGATCCTACGAGATTTTCGTTATAA
- the mutY gene encoding A/G-specific adenine glycosylase, protein MYEEAHQSLLIWYHQNGRHDLPWRTTDNPYHIYLSEIMLQQTQVKTVLERYYFQFLEKFPTYKDVAQSDIDDILKAWEGLGYYTRARNLHNAARQCNGKLPTTAHDLMQLSGIGRSTAHAIAAFAYREPLPILDANVKRILHRYFALSERNEKKLWEYAYQLFDSTHPFEYNQAMMDLGSLVCTHKQPLCDNCPLENSCQGKSTPLLYPEPKTKQTKPIRYRSIIIYQRDKQYALTQRTNRFLSGLWGFYETSENVTGDFLGSITQHYSHFTLDAKVYLSSDPFEDEFFDWFSLEEITTLSLSRADYKVVEFITKIS, encoded by the coding sequence ATGTATGAAGAAGCGCATCAATCTCTTTTGATTTGGTATCACCAAAACGGTCGTCACGATTTGCCATGGCGGACAACTGATAATCCTTACCATATTTATTTGAGTGAAATAATGCTCCAACAAACGCAAGTAAAAACAGTGCTAGAACGATATTATTTCCAATTTTTGGAAAAATTCCCTACTTATAAAGATGTTGCCCAATCCGATATCGATGATATTTTAAAAGCTTGGGAAGGACTTGGCTACTACACCCGTGCACGCAATCTCCACAATGCCGCACGTCAATGCAATGGAAAACTCCCAACAACCGCGCATGATTTGATGCAACTTAGTGGTATCGGACGCTCTACTGCTCATGCAATAGCTGCTTTTGCTTACCGCGAACCGTTACCGATTCTCGATGCCAATGTCAAACGGATACTGCACCGCTATTTTGCCCTCTCAGAACGGAATGAAAAAAAACTGTGGGAATATGCTTATCAGCTCTTTGATAGTACTCATCCTTTTGAATACAATCAAGCGATGATGGATTTAGGGAGTTTAGTATGCACTCACAAACAACCGTTATGCGACAATTGCCCTTTGGAAAATAGTTGCCAGGGGAAATCAACCCCCCTCCTCTATCCTGAACCTAAAACCAAACAAACAAAACCCATACGGTATCGCTCGATTATCATCTATCAACGAGATAAACAATATGCCCTAACACAACGAACAAACCGTTTTTTATCAGGGCTTTGGGGTTTTTATGAGACATCGGAAAATGTTACAGGAGATTTTTTAGGTTCAATTACACAACACTACAGCCACTTTACACTCGACGCAAAGGTATATCTCAGTAGTGACCCGTTTGAAGATGAATTTTTTGATTGGTTTAGTTTGGAAGAGATAACCACCCTATCACTCAGCAGAGCTGATTATAAAGTAGTTGAATTTATAACGAAAATCTCGTAG